A window of Lagopus muta isolate bLagMut1 chromosome 14, bLagMut1 primary, whole genome shotgun sequence contains these coding sequences:
- the LOC125700091 gene encoding E3 ubiquitin-protein ligase TRIM62-like has protein sequence MEAEGRTSQPPLFPFKEGCLLAALSSGCGSGDPQGAGQPRQCRKESCKPRGHRALAGSAGSSQSPPSQLSAAALFGPAFALLNRAFADAMAEPRVLKALQEELICSVCLDVYRNPVSLSCGHSFCEECIQGLLRSQRCPQGLVSCPLCSAQEALPTKLQPNIQLRSVVQKFLDTSEQNAALEEKLKREVECEEKGESSDLHDEEILCDFCLEKPQPAVKTCMNCETSLCQAHLGKHSTKAFLTSHVLVEPCDARVLAERRCAQHGKLLECYCVTDSVCVCMLCCATSSHRSHEIISVEEAFGQAQSDFPKAVQTLKKHEAAVNKSLENLLSQQEKIKALERLHRNHVEHSFRLICEQLDRSKTEILGAISDIEEQQLSQIEPWIKEHKEMKDAASRSVQELKALRDQKDPVLFLKGLSAIQARKRKQVPNKDGTELAEQLTIMDESMKNIIQEHFQPYDQLILDAESSMESSFAHEHLTFKSRQACGLHVDDKVLRVVGPSYPFPVLIEMPFWVYSTSCFSSGQHFWEVITRDSLCWKVGVTDNSFQCYLEMSSQRRLRVFLDKRQIKVHLLNTAIRMVRVQLDCERKTVSFFDVSVKDYSGSSRSYVPIAAVIIPASSPVYAIFSISHGSLSLT, from the exons ATGGAAGCCGAGGGCCGCACCTCTCAGCCGCCGCTCTTCCCGTTCAAGGAGGGCTGCCTACTTGCTGCGCTCAGCTCCGGCTGCGGCTCTGGGGATCCCCAGGGGGCCGGGCAGCCCCGGCAGTGCAGGAAGGAGAGCTGTAAGCCGAGGGGGCACCGCGCCCTCGCGGGAAGTGCCGGCAGTTCCCAGTCCCCGCCCAGCCAGCTCAGCGCCGCGGCTCTTTTCGGCCCGGCCTTCGCCCTGTTGAACCGTGCGTTTGCAGACGCCATGGCGGAGCCGCGGGTGCTGAAGGCGTTACAGGAGGAGCTGATCTGCTCCGTCTGCCTGGACGTTTACAGGAACCCTGTGTCCCTCAGCTGTGGCCACAGCTTCTGCGAGGAGTGCATCCAGGGGCTGCTTCGCAGTCAGCGTTGCCCGCAGGGCCTCGTCAGCTGCCCGCTGTGCAGCGCCCAGGAAGCCCTTCCTACGAAGCTGCAGCCCAACATCCAGCTCCGCAGCGTAGTGCAGAAGTTTTTGGACACCAGTGAGCAAAATGCCGCTCTTGAAGAGAAACTAAAACGTGAAGTGGAATgtgaagagaagggagaaagttCGGACCTGCATGATGAGGAGATCTTGTGTGATTTCTGCCTTGAGAAGCCTCAGCCAGCAGTGAAGACGTGCATGAACTGCGAGACCTCCCTGTGCCAGGCCCACCTGGGCAAGCACAGCACAAAGGCTTTCCTGACAAGCCACGTCCTGGTGGAGCCCTGTGATGCTCGTGTTTTGGCGGAGAGGAGATGCGCCCAGCATGGCAAGCTGCTGGAATGCTACTGTGTGACGGACTCGGTCTgtgtctgcatgctgtgctgtgccaccagCTCCCACAGGAGCCATGAAATCATCAGTGTGGAAGAGGCTTTTGGCCAAGCACAG AGTGATTTCCCTAAAGCTgtgcaaacactgaaaaaacatGAAGCTGCAGTGAATAAAAGCTTGGAAAATCTGCTGTCACAACAGGAGAAGATAAAG gCATTGGAAAGATTGCACAGGAATCATGTGGAGCACTCCTTCAGGTTGATTTGTGAGCAGCTGGATAGAAGCAAAACAGAGATCCTGGGAGCCATCAGTGACATTGAGGAGCAACAGCTTTCTCAGATTGAGCCGTGGATAAAAGAACACAAAGAGATGAAGGATGCTGCCAGCCGCAGTGTGCAGGAGTTGAAGGCTCTGAGGGATCAGAAGGATCCCGTACTCTTCCTTAAG GGTTTGTCAGCAATACAAGCCAG GAAGAGGAAACAAGTTCCTAATAAAGATGGCACAGAACTGGCAGAGCAGCTCACTATTATGGATGAATCAATGAAAAACATCATTCAAGAGCATTTCCAGCCTTATGACCAATTAATCTTGGATGCAGAGTCCTCAATGGAATCGTCATTTG ctCATGAACACCTGACTTTCAAATCACGTCAAGCATGTGGACTACATGTAGATGACAAGGTGCTCAGAGTAGTTGGGCCATCTTACCCATTTCCTGTGCTAATTGAAATGCCGTTCTGGGTGTACAGCACCAGCTGCTTCTCGAGTGGCCAGCACTTCTGGGAGGTGATCACCCGTGACTCATTGTGCTGGAAAGTGGGTGTCACTGATAACAGTTTTCAATGCTACCTGGAAATGTCGTCTCAGCGTCGTCTCCGTGTGTTTCTAGATAAAAGACAGATTAAAGTCCATTTACTTAACACAGCCATCAGAATGGTCAGGGTACAACTAGACTGCGAAAGAAAGACAGTGTCATTTTTTGATGTGTCTGTCAAGGATTATTCGGGCTCTTCTAGGAGCTATGTGCCCATAGCTGCAGTAATCATCCCTGCAAGCTCTCCTGTCTATGCTATCTTCAGCATTTCTCATGGCTCCCTTTCACTCACATAG